A genomic window from Streptomyces sp. WMMC940 includes:
- the rpoB gene encoding DNA-directed RNA polymerase subunit beta: MAASRNASTANTNNGASTAPLRISFAKIKEPLEVPNLLALQTESFDWLLGNAAWKARVEAALESGQDVPTKSGLEEIFEEISPIEDFSGSMSLTFRDHRFEPPKNSIDECKERDFTYAAPLFVTAEFTNNETGEIKSQTVFMGDFPLMTNKGTFVINGTERVVVSQLVRSPGVYFDSSIDKTSDKDIFSAKIIPSRGAWLEMEIDKRDMVGVRIDRKRKQSVTVLLKALGWTTEQILEEFGEYESMRATLEKDHTQGQDDALLDIYRKLRPGEPPTREAAQTLLENLYFNPKRYDLAKVGRYKVNKKLGADEPLDAGVLTTDDVIATIKYLVKLHAGETETVGESGTQIVVETDDIDHFGNRRLRNVGELIQNQVRTGLARMERVVRERMTTQDVEAITPQTLINIRPVVASIKEFFGTSQLSQFMDQNNPLSGLTHKRRLSALGPGGLSRERAGFEVRDVHPSHYGRMCPIETPEGPNIGLIGSLASYGRVNAFGFVETPYRKVQGGQVTDEVDYLTADEEDRFVIAQANAALNDDLRFSEARVLVRRRGGEVDYVSPEDVDYMDVSPRQMVSVATAMIPFLEHDDANRALMGANMMRQAVPLIKAEAPLVGTGMEYRCATDAGDVIKAEKDGVIQEVSADYITVTNDDGTYTTYRIAKFSRSNQGTSVNQKVVVSEGDRVIEGQVLADGPATENGEMALGKNLLVAFMPWEGHNYEDAIILSQRLVQDDVLSSIHIEEHEVDARDTKLGPEEITRDIPNVSEEVLADLDERGIIRIGAEVVAGDILVGKVTPKGETELTPEERLLRAIFGEKAREVRDTSLKVPHGETGKVIGVRVFDREEGDELPPGVNQLVRVYVAQKRKITDGDKLAGRHGNKGVISKILPIEDMPFLEDGTPVDIILNPLGVPSRMNPGQVLEIHLGWLASQGWDVSGLADEWAQRLQAIGADQVDPRTNVATPVFDGAREDELAGLLEHTIPNRDGDRMVLPSGKARLFDGRSGEPFPDPISVGYMYILKLHHLVDDKLHARSTGPYSMITQQPLGGKAQFGGQRFGEMEVWALEAYGAAYALQELLTIKSDDVTGRVKVYEAIVKGENIPEPGIPESFKVLIKEMQSLCLNVEVLSSDGMSIEMRDTDEDVFRAAEELGIDLSRREPSSVEEV; this comes from the coding sequence TTGGCCGCCTCGCGCAACGCCTCGACCGCGAATACGAACAACGGCGCAAGCACCGCCCCGCTGCGCATCTCCTTTGCAAAGATCAAGGAGCCCCTCGAGGTTCCGAACCTCCTCGCGCTGCAGACCGAGAGCTTTGACTGGCTGCTCGGCAACGCCGCGTGGAAGGCTCGTGTCGAGGCGGCTCTGGAGTCCGGACAGGACGTCCCCACCAAGTCCGGTCTGGAGGAGATCTTCGAGGAGATCTCCCCGATCGAGGACTTCTCCGGGTCGATGTCGCTGACCTTCCGCGACCACCGCTTCGAGCCTCCCAAGAACTCGATCGACGAGTGCAAGGAGCGCGACTTCACGTACGCCGCCCCGCTCTTCGTCACGGCCGAGTTCACCAACAACGAGACCGGCGAGATCAAGTCCCAGACGGTCTTCATGGGCGACTTCCCGCTCATGACCAACAAGGGCACCTTCGTCATCAACGGCACCGAGCGTGTCGTGGTGTCGCAGCTGGTCCGCTCGCCGGGTGTCTACTTCGACTCCTCCATCGACAAGACGTCCGACAAGGACATCTTCTCCGCCAAGATCATCCCGTCCCGGGGTGCCTGGCTGGAGATGGAGATCGACAAGCGCGACATGGTCGGTGTCCGCATCGACCGCAAGCGCAAGCAGTCCGTCACCGTCCTCCTGAAGGCGCTCGGCTGGACCACCGAGCAGATCCTCGAGGAGTTCGGCGAGTACGAGTCGATGCGCGCCACCCTGGAGAAGGACCACACCCAGGGCCAGGACGACGCGCTGCTCGACATCTACCGCAAGCTGCGCCCGGGCGAGCCCCCGACGCGTGAGGCCGCGCAGACCCTTCTCGAGAACCTGTACTTCAACCCGAAGCGCTACGACCTCGCCAAGGTCGGCCGCTACAAGGTCAACAAGAAGCTCGGCGCGGACGAGCCGCTGGACGCCGGCGTGCTCACCACCGACGACGTCATCGCGACCATCAAGTACCTGGTCAAGCTGCACGCCGGTGAGACCGAGACGGTCGGCGAGAGCGGCACGCAGATCGTCGTCGAGACCGACGACATCGACCACTTCGGCAACCGCCGTCTGCGCAACGTCGGTGAGCTGATCCAGAACCAGGTCCGTACGGGTCTCGCCCGCATGGAGCGCGTCGTGCGCGAGCGCATGACCACCCAGGACGTCGAGGCGATCACGCCGCAGACCCTGATCAACATCCGGCCGGTCGTCGCCTCCATCAAGGAGTTCTTCGGCACCAGCCAGCTGTCCCAGTTCATGGACCAGAACAACCCGCTGTCGGGCCTGACCCACAAGCGCCGTCTGTCGGCGCTGGGCCCCGGCGGTCTGTCCCGTGAGCGGGCGGGCTTCGAGGTCCGAGACGTGCACCCGTCCCACTACGGACGCATGTGCCCGATCGAGACCCCCGAAGGCCCGAACATCGGTCTGATCGGTTCGCTCGCCTCGTACGGCCGCGTCAACGCCTTCGGCTTCGTCGAGACGCCGTACCGCAAGGTCCAGGGCGGCCAGGTCACCGACGAGGTGGACTACCTGACCGCCGACGAGGAGGACCGCTTCGTCATCGCGCAGGCCAACGCCGCGCTCAACGACGACCTGCGCTTCTCCGAGGCCCGCGTGCTCGTCCGCCGCCGCGGCGGCGAGGTCGACTACGTGTCGCCCGAGGACGTGGACTACATGGACGTCTCGCCGCGCCAGATGGTGTCGGTCGCGACCGCCATGATCCCCTTCCTCGAGCACGACGACGCCAACCGCGCCCTCATGGGCGCGAACATGATGCGCCAGGCCGTACCGCTCATCAAGGCGGAGGCCCCGCTCGTCGGCACCGGCATGGAGTACCGCTGCGCCACCGACGCCGGCGACGTCATCAAGGCGGAGAAGGACGGTGTGATCCAGGAGGTCTCGGCCGACTACATCACCGTCACCAACGACGACGGCACGTACACCACGTACCGCATCGCGAAGTTCTCCCGCTCCAACCAGGGCACCTCGGTCAACCAGAAGGTCGTCGTCTCCGAGGGCGACCGGGTCATCGAGGGCCAGGTCCTCGCCGACGGCCCTGCCACCGAGAACGGTGAGATGGCGCTCGGCAAGAACCTGCTCGTGGCGTTCATGCCGTGGGAGGGTCACAACTACGAGGACGCGATCATCCTGTCGCAGCGCCTCGTGCAGGACGACGTCCTCTCCTCGATCCACATCGAGGAGCACGAGGTCGACGCCCGTGACACCAAGCTCGGCCCGGAGGAGATCACCCGGGACATCCCGAACGTCTCCGAGGAGGTCCTCGCCGACCTCGACGAGCGCGGCATCATCCGGATCGGTGCCGAGGTCGTCGCCGGCGACATCCTGGTCGGCAAGGTCACCCCGAAGGGCGAGACCGAGCTGACCCCGGAGGAGCGCCTGCTCCGCGCGATCTTCGGCGAGAAGGCCCGTGAGGTCCGTGACACCTCGCTGAAGGTGCCGCACGGCGAGACCGGCAAGGTCATCGGCGTCCGCGTCTTCGACCGCGAGGAGGGCGACGAGCTTCCCCCCGGTGTGAACCAGCTGGTGCGCGTGTACGTCGCGCAGAAGCGCAAGATCACCGACGGTGACAAGCTCGCCGGCCGTCACGGCAACAAGGGCGTCATCTCCAAGATCCTGCCGATCGAGGACATGCCGTTCCTGGAGGACGGCACCCCGGTCGACATCATCCTCAACCCGCTCGGCGTCCCGTCCCGAATGAACCCGGGACAGGTCCTGGAGATCCACCTCGGCTGGCTCGCCAGCCAGGGCTGGGACGTCTCCGGTCTCGCCGACGAGTGGGCCCAACGCCTGCAGGCCATCGGTGCCGACCAGGTCGACCCCCGCACCAACGTCGCCACCCCGGTCTTCGACGGTGCCCGCGAGGACGAGCTGGCGGGTCTGCTGGAGCACACGATCCCGAACCGCGACGGCGACCGCATGGTCCTCCCGTCCGGCAAGGCGCGCCTGTTCGACGGCCGCTCCGGCGAGCCGTTCCCGGACCCGATCTCGGTCGGGTACATGTACATCCTCAAGCTGCACCACCTGGTCGACGACAAGCTGCACGCGCGCTCGACCGGTCCGTACTCGATGATCACCCAGCAGCCGCTGGGTGGTAAGGCTCAGTTCGGTGGCCAGCGGTTCGGTGAGATGGAGGTGTGGGCGCTCGAGGCATACGGCGCCGCATACGCCCTCCAGGAGCTGCTGACCATCAAGTCCGACGACGTCACCGGCCGCGTGAAGGTCTACGAGGCCATCGTCAAGGGCGAGAACATCCCCGAGCCCGGCATCCCCGAGTCCTTCAAGGTGCTCATCAAGGAGATGCAGTCCCTGTGCCTCAACGTGGAGGTGCTGTCCTCGGACGGTATGTCCATCGAGATGCGCGACACCGACGAGGACGTCTTCCGCGCCGCGGAGGAGCTCGGTATCGACCTGTCCCGGCGCGAGCCGAGCAGCGTCGAAGAGGTCTGA
- the rplL gene encoding 50S ribosomal protein L7/L12 produces MAKLSQEDLLAQFEEMTLIELSEFVKAFEEKFDVTAAAPVAVAAAGGAGAAAAEAVEEKDEFDVILTGAGDKKIQVIKVVRELTSLGLKEAKDLVDGTPKPVLEKVNKEAADKAAESLKAAGAAVEVK; encoded by the coding sequence ATGGCGAAGCTGTCTCAGGAAGACCTGCTCGCGCAGTTCGAGGAGATGACCCTCATCGAGCTCTCCGAGTTCGTGAAGGCGTTCGAGGAGAAGTTCGACGTCACCGCCGCCGCCCCGGTCGCCGTTGCCGCCGCCGGTGGCGCCGGTGCCGCTGCCGCCGAGGCCGTCGAGGAGAAGGACGAGTTCGACGTCATCCTCACCGGCGCCGGCGACAAGAAGATCCAGGTCATCAAGGTCGTGCGTGAGCTGACCTCCCTGGGCCTGAAGGAGGCCAAGGACCTCGTCGACGGCACCCCGAAGCCGGTCCTCGAGAAGGTCAACAAGGAGGCCGCCGACAAGGCCGCCGAGTCCCTCAAGGCTGCCGGTGCGGCCGTCGAGGTCAAGTGA